A DNA window from Chelativorans sp. AA-79 contains the following coding sequences:
- a CDS encoding heme biosynthesis HemY N-terminal domain-containing protein encodes MFRILFFFVVVLLLGLGFAWLADRPGELAITFAGYRYEVTLMVAAVLLVATVAAVMILWWVIRGIWNSPYTVARYFRVRRRDRGYQALSTGLIAAGAGDGGLASRMGKQAAKHISSDQEPLIHLLDAQAAMLEGNHEAARAKFQAMAEDPETRLLGLRGLYLEAERLGEHEAARHYAAEAAQNAPQLGWAVNATLETKSEQGDWQGALALLDKQKPAGKEDREAHARRRAVLLTAQAMAQLDMEPAAARTLALEAHRLQPDFVPAAVTAARALFRQNDLRRGAKVLETVWAKSPHPEVADVYVHARPGDSTHDRLARAKKLRRLKPNNVESELTVARAALDAGEFKEARTAAEAAVRLDAREGAFLLLADIEEAETGDQGRVRHWLAKAVRAPRDPAWVADGYVSERWAPASPVTGRLDAFEWRAPMERLGQLVEGEEALQALPPVEAAPETSAGDEDGMTLDAQPLVAEEARVAEQPSPASETAPPPSVDEEEREEEEPVSPPPAPANAENGARKTAEKPPAEKREDVRPPLPDDPGVEPDEDARADEANRFRLF; translated from the coding sequence ATGTTCCGCATCCTCTTTTTCTTCGTCGTCGTCCTGCTGCTGGGGCTCGGCTTTGCCTGGCTCGCCGATCGGCCGGGCGAGCTCGCCATCACCTTTGCCGGCTACCGCTACGAGGTCACGCTGATGGTGGCGGCGGTACTCCTCGTGGCCACGGTCGCCGCCGTGATGATCCTGTGGTGGGTCATCCGCGGCATCTGGAACAGCCCCTACACAGTTGCGCGGTATTTCCGCGTGCGCCGGCGCGACCGGGGCTACCAGGCGCTTTCCACCGGTTTGATCGCGGCCGGTGCCGGCGACGGCGGGCTCGCCAGCCGCATGGGCAAGCAGGCGGCCAAGCACATCTCCTCGGACCAGGAGCCGCTCATCCATCTCCTCGATGCGCAGGCGGCGATGCTCGAAGGCAATCACGAGGCCGCCCGCGCGAAGTTCCAGGCCATGGCGGAGGATCCGGAGACGCGGCTTCTGGGTCTGCGCGGACTCTATCTCGAGGCCGAGCGGCTTGGAGAGCATGAAGCCGCCCGGCACTACGCCGCCGAGGCCGCGCAGAACGCGCCTCAGCTCGGCTGGGCGGTGAATGCCACGCTGGAAACGAAGTCCGAGCAGGGTGACTGGCAGGGCGCGCTCGCGCTGCTCGACAAGCAGAAGCCGGCGGGCAAGGAGGATCGCGAGGCGCATGCCAGGCGGCGCGCGGTGCTGCTGACGGCCCAGGCCATGGCGCAGCTCGACATGGAGCCGGCGGCGGCCAGGACCTTGGCGCTCGAAGCACACCGCCTGCAGCCGGACTTCGTGCCTGCTGCGGTCACGGCGGCGCGTGCGCTCTTCCGCCAGAACGACCTGCGCCGCGGCGCGAAGGTTCTGGAGACCGTATGGGCGAAATCGCCTCATCCGGAGGTGGCCGACGTCTATGTGCATGCGCGGCCGGGCGATTCCACGCACGACCGGTTGGCGCGGGCGAAGAAGCTGCGCCGGCTGAAGCCGAACAATGTCGAGTCCGAGCTGACCGTCGCGCGCGCGGCACTCGACGCGGGCGAGTTCAAGGAGGCGCGGACCGCGGCCGAAGCCGCCGTGCGCCTGGATGCGCGCGAAGGGGCTTTCCTGCTCCTCGCCGATATCGAGGAGGCGGAAACCGGCGATCAGGGCCGCGTCCGCCACTGGCTTGCGAAGGCCGTGCGCGCCCCCCGTGATCCCGCCTGGGTGGCCGATGGCTATGTATCGGAGCGCTGGGCGCCGGCTTCGCCGGTCACGGGGCGGCTCGATGCCTTCGAGTGGCGGGCGCCGATGGAGCGGCTCGGCCAACTGGTCGAAGGTGAGGAGGCCTTGCAGGCATTGCCTCCAGTCGAAGCCGCACCGGAAACATCCGCAGGTGACGAGGATGGCATGACCCTCGACGCCCAGCCGCTTGTGGCGGAGGAGGCGAGGGTTGCGGAACAACCCTCTCCTGCTTCGGAGACGGCTCCCCCGCCATCCGTGGATGAGGAGGAGAGGGAAGAGGAGGAGCCGGTCTCTCCCCCGCCGGCTCCGGCCAATGCCGAAAACGGAGCGAGGAAGACCGCCGAGAAGCCCCCTGCGGAAAAGCGGGAGGATGTCCGGCCACCCTTGCCCGACGATCCGGGTGTGGAACCGGACGAAGATGCCCGTGCGGACGAGGCGAACCGGTTCCGGCTCTTCTGA
- a CDS encoding 5-formyltetrahydrofolate cyclo-ligase encodes MTATPRQIKRTLRQQALACRDALAPHWRIESSLRFAEIADEIAPPPGSVISGFWPMRSEVDVRPLMSALRERGARLCLPAILDKETIVFRELIRGAPLIDMGFGTLGPDESAPELEPDLMLVPLAAFDCRGHRIGYGAGYYDRAIHRLQQQGRSPRLVGIAFDCQEVAEVPNEWHDIALPEILTESGLRRFAPPL; translated from the coding sequence ATGACGGCCACGCCACGACAGATCAAGAGAACGCTACGCCAGCAGGCGCTCGCCTGCCGGGACGCCCTCGCCCCCCACTGGCGCATAGAGTCGTCGCTTCGCTTCGCCGAGATCGCGGATGAGATCGCGCCGCCGCCAGGTTCGGTCATCTCCGGCTTCTGGCCTATGCGGTCGGAAGTGGACGTGCGCCCGCTGATGTCCGCACTCCGGGAGCGCGGCGCCAGACTCTGTCTTCCGGCGATCCTCGACAAGGAGACCATCGTCTTTCGCGAGCTCATACGCGGGGCGCCCTTGATCGACATGGGGTTCGGTACGCTGGGACCGGACGAGAGCGCGCCCGAGCTGGAGCCGGATCTCATGCTGGTTCCGCTCGCCGCCTTCGATTGCAGGGGCCACCGCATCGGTTACGGCGCGGGATATTACGACCGCGCCATCCACCGGCTGCAGCAACAAGGCCGGTCGCCGCGTCTTGTCGGCATCGCCTTCGACTGCCAGGAGGTGGCGGAAGTGCCGAACGAGTGGCATGACATCGCCCTGCCGGAAATCCTGACCGAAAGCGGCTTGCGCCGGTTCGCCCCGCCCTTGTAA
- a CDS encoding GNAT family N-acetyltransferase yields the protein MPEIMIRRFLPADRWRWAELWQGYNTFYEREVEERVTTRLWERLMAGAGEPHGFAAETDGKVVGLAHYFFVFSTSDWNPRCYMQDLFTDPAMRGRGVGHALIQAVYEEADRNEAAQTYWLTQEFNETARKLYDRVARATPFVKYQR from the coding sequence ATGCCCGAGATCATGATCCGCCGCTTTCTGCCCGCCGACCGGTGGCGGTGGGCCGAGCTCTGGCAGGGCTACAACACCTTCTACGAGCGCGAGGTCGAAGAGCGTGTAACAACGCGCCTGTGGGAGCGGCTGATGGCAGGAGCCGGAGAGCCCCACGGCTTCGCCGCCGAAACCGACGGCAAAGTGGTTGGGCTCGCGCACTATTTTTTCGTGTTCTCCACATCCGACTGGAACCCGCGCTGCTACATGCAGGATCTGTTCACCGATCCGGCCATGCGTGGACGCGGCGTCGGGCACGCACTGATCCAGGCGGTCTACGAAGAGGCCGATCGCAACGAGGCGGCCCAGACCTACTGGCTGACGCAGGAGTTCAACGAGACCGCCCGGAAGCTCTATGACCGCGTTGCGCGCGCAACGCCCTTCGTCAAGTATCAGCGGTAG
- a CDS encoding TIGR00282 family metallophosphoesterase: MRILFLGDMVGRTGRTAVWERLPGLISDFKLDFVVVNGENAAGGFGITEEIFRNTLQAGADVVTTGNHVWDQREALSFAPREERFLRPANFPKGTPGKGSGLYMARNGARVLVANIMGRVFMHPELDDPFRAAENELAACHLGEQADAALIDFHAEATSEKMCFGHFVDGRVSAVIGTHTHQPTADHQILNGGTAYISDAGMCGDYDSSLGMDKEEPLNRFVAKVPKNRFEAANGPATVCGVGLEVSERTGLAENIAPLRLGPRLEETVPAFWR, from the coding sequence ATGCGCATTCTATTTCTTGGCGACATGGTCGGCCGCACGGGCCGCACAGCCGTCTGGGAGCGGCTGCCCGGCCTCATCTCGGACTTCAAGCTCGATTTCGTGGTGGTGAACGGCGAAAATGCCGCGGGCGGCTTCGGCATCACCGAGGAGATCTTCCGCAATACGCTGCAGGCCGGCGCGGATGTGGTGACCACCGGAAACCACGTCTGGGACCAGCGCGAGGCCCTGAGCTTCGCCCCGCGCGAGGAGCGGTTCCTGCGGCCCGCCAATTTCCCGAAGGGCACGCCGGGGAAGGGCTCCGGGCTCTATATGGCCCGGAACGGCGCGCGAGTCCTCGTCGCCAACATCATGGGGCGGGTCTTCATGCATCCCGAGCTGGACGATCCCTTCCGCGCGGCGGAAAACGAGCTTGCCGCCTGCCATCTCGGCGAGCAGGCGGATGCCGCGCTCATCGATTTCCATGCCGAAGCCACGTCCGAGAAGATGTGCTTCGGCCATTTCGTGGATGGGCGTGTCAGCGCCGTCATCGGCACCCACACCCATCAGCCCACGGCCGACCACCAGATCCTCAACGGCGGCACGGCCTACATCTCGGATGCGGGCATGTGCGGCGATTACGATTCCTCGCTCGGAATGGACAAGGAAGAGCCGCTCAACCGCTTCGTCGCCAAGGTGCCCAAGAACCGGTTCGAGGCCGCCAACGGCCCCGCCACCGTCTGCGGCGTCGGGCTGGAGGTCTCCGAGCGCACGGGCCTGGCCGAGAATATCGCGCCGCTGAGGCTCGGACCGCGGCTGGAAGAGACGGTTCCCGCCTTCTGGCGTTGA
- a CDS encoding TerB family tellurite resistance protein — protein MFDRILSFLKDLPAGDKASGLEEDDPRVAAAALLIHVMTADGICSEDERVRLKSALSRAYNVSGAELKTLMKAAEEAEADAVDLYAFTSVLKRNLDEEARAEFVRLMWEVVFSDGELHELEDNLVWRVAELIGVDSRTRVTMRQEVRAKGRREGDG, from the coding sequence ATGTTCGATCGCATCCTGTCGTTCCTCAAAGACCTGCCGGCCGGCGACAAGGCGTCCGGGCTCGAGGAGGATGATCCGCGGGTGGCGGCGGCCGCGCTGCTCATCCATGTGATGACGGCCGACGGTATTTGCAGCGAGGACGAGCGAGTGCGGCTGAAAAGCGCCTTGTCGCGCGCCTACAATGTGAGCGGGGCCGAGCTCAAGACGCTGATGAAGGCCGCCGAGGAGGCGGAGGCCGATGCGGTCGATCTCTATGCTTTCACGAGCGTGCTCAAGCGGAATCTCGACGAGGAGGCGAGAGCCGAGTTCGTGCGCCTCATGTGGGAGGTCGTGTTTTCGGATGGCGAACTGCATGAGCTCGAGGACAATCTGGTCTGGCGTGTCGCGGAACTCATCGGCGTCGATTCGCGCACGCGCGTGACGATGCGGCAAGAGGTGCGGGCCAAAGGCCGACGGGAAGGGGACGGGTAA
- a CDS encoding TerC family protein has product MEWLLSHFDFVSSPEAWVALVTLVTLEIVLGIDNLIFISILTNKLPKEMQARARRLGIGAALVLRLALLGTISIIVQLTTPLFTLFGHGFSWRDLILIAGGLFLVWKATKEIHHSVDPVDPKENMVGSVATMTMGSAITQILLLDLVFSIDSIITAVGMTDHITIMFIAVISAVTVMLLAAEPLSRFIAANPTVVMLALGFLLMIGMTLIADGFGFHVPKGYIYAAMGFSALVEGLNMMARRKRARQRASEDHPH; this is encoded by the coding sequence ATGGAATGGTTGCTTTCGCACTTCGATTTCGTGTCCAGCCCGGAAGCCTGGGTTGCGCTCGTCACGCTGGTCACGCTCGAGATCGTCCTCGGCATCGACAACCTGATCTTCATCTCCATCCTGACCAACAAGCTGCCCAAGGAGATGCAGGCCCGCGCCCGCAGGCTCGGCATCGGTGCGGCGCTCGTGCTGAGGCTCGCCCTGCTCGGCACCATCTCCATCATCGTGCAGCTCACGACTCCGCTCTTCACGCTGTTCGGTCACGGCTTCTCCTGGCGCGACCTCATCCTCATCGCCGGCGGTCTCTTCCTGGTGTGGAAGGCGACGAAGGAGATCCACCATAGCGTCGACCCCGTCGACCCGAAGGAGAACATGGTGGGAAGCGTGGCGACGATGACCATGGGCTCCGCCATCACGCAGATACTGCTGCTCGATCTCGTCTTCTCGATCGACTCCATCATCACTGCCGTCGGAATGACCGATCACATCACCATCATGTTCATCGCCGTCATCTCCGCGGTGACTGTCATGCTGCTTGCAGCCGAGCCGCTGTCGCGCTTCATCGCCGCCAATCCCACGGTGGTGATGCTGGCGCTGGGCTTCCTGCTGATGATCGGCATGACGCTGATCGCCGACGGGTTCGGCTTCCATGTTCCCAAGGGCTACATCTACGCGGCCATGGGCTTCTCGGCGCTGGTGGAGGGGCTCAACATGATGGCGCGGCGCAAGCGCGCGCGGCAGAGGGCATCGGAGGATCATCCCCACTGA
- a CDS encoding SelT/SelW/SelH family protein — MSHRVTIAYCTQCHWLLRAGWMAQELLSTFSEELTEVTLRPGTGGIFEIDCDGDVIWERKRDGGFPDAAELKRRVRDRIAPERDLGHVERKQAE, encoded by the coding sequence ATGTCCCACCGGGTGACGATCGCCTACTGCACGCAATGCCACTGGCTGCTCAGGGCAGGCTGGATGGCGCAGGAACTGCTCTCCACCTTCTCGGAGGAGTTGACAGAGGTGACGCTGAGGCCCGGCACGGGCGGCATTTTCGAGATCGACTGCGACGGCGACGTGATCTGGGAACGCAAACGCGACGGCGGCTTCCCCGATGCCGCCGAACTCAAGCGCCGCGTGCGCGACAGGATCGCGCCGGAGCGCGATCTCGGCCATGTGGAGCGGAAGCAGGCGGAGTAG
- the rpmE gene encoding 50S ribosomal protein L31: MKADIHPDYHMIKVVMTDGTEYETRSTWGKEGDTLNLDIDSNSHPAWTGGQQTLIDRGGRLSKFKKRYESLGI; this comes from the coding sequence ATGAAAGCCGACATCCATCCCGACTATCACATGATCAAGGTCGTCATGACGGACGGCACCGAGTATGAGACGCGCTCGACTTGGGGCAAGGAAGGCGACACGCTGAACCTCGACATCGACTCCAATTCGCATCCGGCCTGGACCGGCGGCCAGCAGACGCTTATCGACCGCGGCGGCCGTCTGTCCAAGTTCAAGAAGCGCTACGAGAGCCTGGGCATCTGA
- a CDS encoding YebC/PmpR family DNA-binding transcriptional regulator, with amino-acid sequence MAGHSQFKNIMHRKGRQDAAKSKMFSKLAREITVAAKAGLPDPEMNPRLRLAVQNAKAQSMPKDNIERAIKKASGGEGENYEEVRYEGYGPGGIAIIVEALTDNRNRTASNVRAAFTKAGGALGETGSVSFMFDRVGEIVYPAEAGDADKVMEAAIEAGADDVQSDENGHVIICAFEDIGDVTSALESTLGEAESIKTIWRPQTSTPVDEERAQSILRLISVLDDDDDVQNVYANFEVDDATMAKLSAA; translated from the coding sequence ATGGCCGGCCATTCCCAATTCAAGAACATCATGCACCGCAAGGGCCGCCAGGACGCGGCCAAATCGAAGATGTTCTCCAAGCTGGCGCGCGAGATCACCGTTGCCGCCAAAGCGGGCCTGCCCGACCCGGAGATGAACCCGCGCCTGCGCCTGGCGGTGCAGAACGCCAAGGCCCAGTCCATGCCCAAGGACAATATCGAGCGGGCCATCAAGAAGGCGTCCGGCGGAGAAGGGGAGAACTACGAGGAAGTGCGCTACGAAGGCTACGGGCCCGGCGGCATCGCCATCATCGTCGAGGCGCTCACCGACAACCGCAACCGCACCGCCTCCAATGTGCGCGCGGCCTTCACCAAGGCCGGCGGCGCACTTGGCGAGACGGGCTCGGTGTCCTTCATGTTCGACCGCGTGGGCGAGATCGTCTATCCCGCCGAGGCCGGCGACGCCGACAAGGTGATGGAGGCTGCCATCGAAGCGGGCGCGGACGACGTGCAGTCGGACGAGAACGGCCACGTCATCATCTGCGCCTTCGAGGATATCGGCGACGTGACCTCCGCGCTCGAGAGCACGCTGGGCGAGGCCGAATCGATCAAGACCATCTGGCGGCCGCAGACCTCCACCCCGGTGGACGAGGAGCGCGCGCAGTCGATCCTGAGGCTCATTTCCGTACTCGATGACGATGACGACGTGCAGAATGTCTACGCCAATTTCGAGGTGGACGACGCCACCATGGCGAAGCTCAGCGCGGCCTGA
- a CDS encoding MBL fold metallo-hydrolase produces the protein MPAFRLIASFLALMLMPIAAAPAQEQRPSTCMAIAETLPHVQFASFRLAAAEGEVSITYAGHSTYIIETPAGVTIATDYSGVYGANFTPRVVTMNRAHSSHYTLSPDPAIEYVLTGWNPDGGPVKHSLMVDDVYIRNVTTDIRGGEMGKDGNSIFIFEVAGLCIGHLGHLHHELDDSHYAAIGRLDVVMVPIDGGLTLSIESMSEIARRLSSSIILPMHRFSTPISAFASRMGENFDVQFHEGRTLLVSLGSFPQRPTIIVLEGV, from the coding sequence ATGCCCGCCTTCCGCCTGATTGCCTCCTTTCTCGCCCTGATGTTGATGCCGATAGCGGCCGCGCCTGCCCAGGAGCAGCGGCCGAGCACCTGCATGGCGATCGCCGAAACCCTGCCCCATGTCCAGTTCGCAAGTTTCCGGCTGGCGGCGGCGGAGGGGGAGGTGTCGATCACCTATGCCGGCCATTCGACCTACATCATCGAAACGCCGGCAGGCGTGACCATCGCCACCGATTACTCCGGCGTGTATGGCGCAAATTTCACGCCGCGCGTGGTCACCATGAACCGGGCGCACAGCTCGCATTACACGCTCAGCCCCGATCCGGCGATCGAATATGTGCTCACCGGCTGGAACCCCGACGGCGGGCCGGTCAAGCACTCGCTGATGGTGGACGATGTCTATATCCGCAACGTGACGACGGATATCCGCGGCGGCGAGATGGGAAAGGACGGCAATTCCATCTTCATTTTCGAGGTGGCAGGGCTCTGTATCGGCCATCTCGGCCACCTGCATCACGAACTCGACGATTCCCATTATGCCGCGATCGGCCGGCTCGACGTGGTGATGGTGCCTATCGACGGCGGCCTCACGCTTTCGATCGAGAGCATGAGCGAGATCGCACGGAGGCTCTCCTCCTCGATCATTCTTCCGATGCACCGCTTCTCTACGCCCATCAGTGCCTTCGCATCGCGGATGGGCGAGAACTTCGACGTCCAGTTCCACGAAGGGCGGACGCTGCTCGTCTCTCTCGGCAGCTTTCCGCAGCGGCCGACGATCATCGTTCTCGAAGGCGTGTGA
- a CDS encoding glutamine amidotransferase translates to MKKILVVLHQEMSSPGRVGQLLEKTGFTLDIRRPPLGDPLPETLEDHHGAVIFGGPMSANDRDDFVRQETDWLAVPLREEKPFLGICLGAQMLVKHLGGQVRSHDEGLVEVGWYPLRATEEGRQLLHWPEMVYQFHREGFSLPSDATLLATAEHYPNQAFRYGRNAWGIQFHAELTRAMMQRWVVRGAHRFVLPGAQPGRDHLGGRLIWDTHLKQWLVAFLDLVFGGGTDVRVTAGAEAEAQRPLGRAKVGRRGLV, encoded by the coding sequence ATGAAGAAGATCCTGGTCGTGCTGCATCAGGAAATGTCCAGCCCTGGCCGGGTCGGACAGCTTCTCGAAAAGACTGGCTTTACCTTGGATATCCGGCGGCCGCCGCTCGGTGATCCGCTTCCCGAAACGCTGGAGGATCATCATGGCGCCGTCATTTTCGGCGGTCCCATGAGCGCCAATGACCGCGACGATTTCGTGCGCCAGGAAACGGACTGGCTGGCGGTGCCACTCAGGGAGGAAAAACCCTTCCTCGGCATCTGCCTCGGCGCGCAGATGCTGGTGAAGCATCTCGGCGGACAGGTGAGAAGCCATGACGAAGGCCTCGTGGAGGTGGGCTGGTATCCGCTGCGGGCGACGGAAGAAGGGCGGCAACTCCTGCATTGGCCGGAGATGGTCTATCAGTTCCACCGCGAGGGGTTTTCCCTTCCTTCTGACGCGACGTTGCTTGCGACCGCCGAGCACTACCCCAACCAAGCCTTCCGCTACGGCAGGAATGCCTGGGGCATCCAGTTCCATGCGGAGCTGACTCGGGCGATGATGCAGCGCTGGGTCGTTCGCGGCGCACACCGTTTCGTACTGCCGGGCGCCCAGCCGGGACGGGACCATCTCGGCGGCCGGCTGATCTGGGACACGCATCTGAAGCAGTGGCTCGTGGCGTTTCTCGATCTCGTCTTCGGCGGCGGCACCGATGTCCGGGTGACCGCGGGCGCCGAGGCGGAAGCGCAAAGGCCGTTGGGGCGCGCGAAGGTCGGCCGGAGAGGGCTGGTGTGA
- a CDS encoding ABC transporter transmembrane domain-containing protein — MASIPAAQEGKSRRSLKPLRRLLPYLRRYRGLALGAGFFLLVAALAMLALPQAVRRVIDHGFSDADAAFVSLYFSALLLVAAILAVASACRYYFVITLGERIVADLRRDVFAHVTRLSPSFFDKAQSGEIVSRLTADATQIKSGIGATASQAARNTVMGLGAVVMMVVTSPRLSAFAVAAIPIIVLPLVAFGRSVRQRSRRAQDTLAEATAFASEQIGAVRVLQAFTNEERAAGRFGAAVDAAFEAARTSIFARAFLTFFVILGASFAVVAVLWVGSQDVLDRTMTAGTLVQFVLYAVLAAGALSGLSEVGGELAQAAGAAERMVELLEEKPAIATPTDPIGLPAPARGAVRFRDVCFAYPSRPDHSALHQLSFEVVPGETVAIVGPSGAGKSTIFSLLLRYYDPDEGSVLIDDLDISRADPRAVRERIAIVPQDVTVFSASAAENIAFGRPGATREEVEAAARAALAHDFIMALENGYDTQVGERGVMLSGGQRQRLAIARAILRDAPILLLDEATSALDAESETLVQKALERLMQGRTTIVIAHRLATILKADRILVLEDGRVIEEGGHADLVARGGVYARLASLQFEAGADVFKGAAE; from the coding sequence ATGGCATCCATACCCGCTGCGCAGGAAGGCAAATCGCGGCGCTCGCTCAAGCCGCTGCGGAGGCTTTTGCCTTATCTGCGCCGCTATCGCGGGCTCGCCCTCGGGGCGGGCTTTTTCCTGCTCGTCGCCGCCTTGGCGATGCTGGCGCTGCCCCAGGCCGTCCGCCGCGTGATAGATCACGGGTTTTCGGATGCGGACGCCGCCTTCGTCTCCCTCTATTTCTCCGCGCTCCTCCTGGTGGCGGCAATCCTCGCGGTCGCTTCCGCCTGCCGCTATTATTTCGTGATCACTTTGGGCGAGCGCATCGTGGCGGACCTGAGGCGCGACGTCTTCGCGCATGTCACGCGGCTCTCTCCATCCTTCTTCGACAAAGCTCAATCGGGTGAGATCGTCTCCAGGCTCACGGCGGACGCGACGCAGATCAAGTCGGGCATCGGTGCAACGGCCTCCCAGGCCGCCCGCAACACCGTGATGGGGCTTGGCGCCGTGGTCATGATGGTGGTGACGAGCCCCCGGCTGTCCGCTTTCGCCGTGGCTGCCATTCCCATTATCGTTCTGCCGCTCGTCGCCTTCGGCCGTTCCGTTCGCCAGCGCTCGCGCCGCGCGCAGGACACGCTTGCCGAGGCGACGGCCTTCGCCAGCGAGCAGATCGGCGCGGTGCGCGTGCTCCAGGCCTTCACCAACGAGGAGAGGGCGGCGGGACGGTTCGGCGCGGCCGTGGATGCCGCATTCGAGGCTGCCCGGACCTCCATCTTCGCTCGCGCGTTCCTGACCTTCTTCGTCATCCTCGGCGCATCTTTCGCCGTGGTGGCGGTGCTGTGGGTGGGATCGCAGGACGTGCTCGACAGAACCATGACGGCGGGCACGCTGGTTCAGTTCGTGCTCTATGCCGTGCTGGCGGCGGGCGCTCTCAGCGGCCTGTCGGAGGTGGGGGGCGAGCTCGCCCAGGCGGCCGGGGCGGCCGAGCGCATGGTGGAACTCCTCGAGGAAAAGCCGGCGATCGCAACGCCCACCGACCCGATCGGCCTGCCCGCGCCGGCGCGCGGCGCGGTCCGCTTCCGTGATGTGTGCTTCGCCTATCCCTCCCGTCCGGACCATTCGGCCCTGCACCAGCTTTCGTTCGAGGTCGTTCCGGGGGAAACCGTGGCCATTGTCGGCCCTTCCGGCGCCGGCAAGAGCACGATCTTCTCCCTGCTGCTGCGCTACTACGATCCCGACGAAGGCTCGGTGCTGATCGATGATTTGGACATTTCCCGCGCCGACCCGAGGGCAGTGCGCGAGCGCATCGCCATCGTGCCGCAGGACGTGACCGTCTTTTCCGCGAGCGCAGCCGAGAACATCGCCTTCGGCCGGCCGGGGGCGACGCGCGAGGAGGTGGAGGCGGCCGCCCGCGCGGCGCTTGCGCACGACTTCATCATGGCGCTGGAGAACGGCTACGACACGCAGGTGGGCGAGCGCGGCGTGATGCTTTCGGGCGGGCAGCGCCAGCGTCTCGCGATCGCCCGCGCCATCCTGCGCGACGCGCCCATCCTTCTGCTCGACGAGGCGACCTCGGCGCTCGATGCCGAAAGCGAGACCCTGGTCCAGAAAGCGCTCGAGCGGCTGATGCAGGGCCGCACGACGATCGTCATCGCGCATCGCCTCGCCACCATTCTCAAGGCCGATCGGATCCTCGTGCTCGAGGACGGCCGCGTGATCGAGGAAGGCGGGCACGCCGATCTCGTCGCGCGCGGCGGCGTCTATGCCAGGCTAGCAAGCCTGCAATTCGAAGCGGGCGCGGATGTGTTCAAGGGCGCGGCGGAGTAA